From the Sphingobacterium sp. lm-10 genome, the window AGTTTTTTTAAGGAAAACAAAGAATGAGTGGATAAGTTTTAGCGCAGATTCTGCCCCAGATTTCTTTTTGATACATCGACTAGAAATTTTCCGGTAATAAAATTTCTGCCTAGCAACATAGGATAGGTCATTGCGGAACGATCCCGAAAAGAAAGTTTGATATCGTATAATGTGTTAAAGAGCTTTACTTTGGTGCGAAAGATATGACGTGTCTCGGCGTGGCCAAAAGAACTTTTCACCGTGCGTTCGCGATGCACTGGAAATCGGATTTCCATGGTTTCATCCGAATCATCGGATGCCGCAATATGTGCTAAAATGTACATGTGCCCATTTTCTTCGAACACTTCCATATCTTCGCAATGCAC encodes:
- a CDS encoding RimK/LysX family protein; protein product: MKEKKIIGRTEIVDLPELGLYNLPAKIDTGAETSVVHCEDMEVFEENGHMYILAHIAASDDSDETMEIRFPVHRERTVKSSFGHAETRHIFRTKVKLFNTLYDIKLSFRDRSAMTYPMLLGRNFITGKFLVDVSKRNLGQNLR